Proteins encoded by one window of Culicoides brevitarsis isolate CSIRO-B50_1 chromosome 2, AGI_CSIRO_Cbre_v1, whole genome shotgun sequence:
- the LOC134832305 gene encoding uncharacterized protein LOC134832305, which produces MFPNITQTILLQAAFQVVLNSLSSEIETHTTCVITSNDFDGSFYVETPNFRLDCDEKVQEFDLNSNFVQKLMFGINNGCAYFLVSQSCVPQFLEVFFKTHFYSMSKFRNKVLVIIGNGQNNDILNEKVIVEEIPLTLLLQPRKIDEITEKSSIDVYSAFPSSQRGQIRNSFFIKNNSFAFQTRFFPKILDLEGMRIDAGFIHLPPFSSGEVVAPGKGNAHTYGSNELWSMQLGGQEGTIMVEFCKKFNCNLYARFDYHDSLWGEIYPNLTGRGMLGDMALHEIELAVGSFYLVHGRFKTAQYSYVVQLSFVTHALPKPKPLAYWYIPILPFSPIVWVCFVASLFIATNAILFLDKGRIQMLPNSKIKPESGVNAFINVYRISMSQNVLVRSNVGSSLIMYSIFMIFCLTLNSFYIGGLSSLMAVLPTEGPIDTIAKLVQSNLEWGTTSDTFLLPVIQSTDPAFVRYAKNFKVHAVEDFHKLVKQQRAAVIVETMQGGTLCYQQYIDRNDSKFLMVQKEPLYTAYTGIIASKTWPYMEQLNRIVMMQAESGIGAYWEHKSAEQSMDYEIQRNIIANTKNKGSREPVKLSVSHILGPLFILLFGNLFGFVAFLIEIFWGKDKKFVKTFKRKVTAVIYVLRAEQ; this is translated from the exons atgtTTCCAAATATTACTCAGACAATACTTTTGCAGGCAGCTTTTCAAGTCGTTCTTAATTCGttat cttcagAAATCGAGACTCACACAACTTGTGTCATCACTTCCAACGACTTTGATGGAAGCTTTTACGTAGAAACTCCAAATTTCCGGCTTGATTGTGATGAAAAAGTGCaagaatttgatttaaattcgaattttgtgcaaaaactCATGTTCGGAATCAATAATGGATGTGCt tattttttagtATCACAAAGCTGTGTCCCGCAATTTCTTgaggtttttttcaaaacacacTTTTATTCGATGTCAAAATTTAGGAACAAAGTCCTCGTTATCATCGGAAATGGCCAAAATAATgacattttgaatgaaaaagtgaTCGTTGAAG aaattcCTTTGACTTTACTACTTCAACcaagaaaaattgatgaaatcacggaaaaaagttcaattgatGTCTATTCTGCGTTCCCGTCTTCGCAAAGAGGTCAAATTCGGAATtcattcttcattaaaaataattcttttgcgtttcaaactcgattttttccaaaaatcctcGATTTGGAAGGCATGCGAATCGATGCTGGTTTCATCCATTTGCCGCCTTTTTCTTCGGGTGAAGTTGTTGCTCCAGGAAAAGGCAATGCCCACACTTATGGCTCAAACGAACTTTGGTCCATGCAATTGGGAGGTCAAGAAGGCACCATAATGGTTGaattttgcaagaaatttaattgcaaCCTTTATGCCCGTTTCGACTATCACGACTCACTTTGGGGCGAAATTTATCCGAATCTCACGGGACGCGGAATGCTCGGCGATATGGCGTTGCATGAAATTGAACTGGCAGTTGGTTCTTTTTATTTGGTGCATGGTCGATTTAAAACCGCTCAGTATTCGTATGTCGTGCAATTATCGTTTGTCACTCATGCCTTGCCCAAACCGAAGCCCTTGGCGTATTGGTACATTCCAATTTTACCGTTTTCGCCAATTGTGTGGGTTTGTTTCGTCGCGTCGCTCTTCATTGCCACAAATGCAATTCTTTTTTTGGACAAGGGACGCATCCAAATGCTCCCCAATTCGAAAATTAAGCCAGAATCCGGCGTAAATGCTTTTATCAACGTTTATCGCATCAGCATGTCACAAAATGTCTTGGTCCGATCGAATGTTGGCTCATCGCTCATCATGTACtcgattttcatgattttttgtctcacCCTCAATAGCTTCTACATCGGCGGATTGTCGAGTTTAATGGCTGTTTTGCCAACTGAAGGTCCCATTGACACAATTGCAAAGCTCGTTCAAAGCAATTTGGAATGGGGAACGACTTCCGACACTTTTTTGCTGCCCGTAATTCAATCCACGGATCCTGCTTTCGTGCGTTacgcgaaaaattttaaagttcacgCTGTCGAAGACTTTCATAAGCTCGTGAAACAACAACGAGCTGCTGTGATTGTTGAAACGATGCAAGGAGGGACGTTGTGCTATCAGCAGTACATCGATCGGAATGACTCGAAATTCCTCATGGTGCAAAAGGAACCACTTTATACGGCTTACACGGGAATAATTGCGAGCAAAACGTGGCCTTATATGGAACAGCTGAACCGAATTGTGATGATGCAAGCGGAAAGTGGCATCGGAGCGTATTGGGAGCACAAATCTGCGGAACAATCCATGGATTACGAGATTCAGAGGAATATCATTGCGAACACGAAGAACAAAGGAAGTCGTGAACCGGTAAAATTATCAGTTTCGCACATCTTGGGACCATTGTTTATCTTGTTGTTCGGGAATTTGTTTggatttgttgcttttttgatcgaaattttttggggaaaagataaaaaatttgttaaaactttCAAACGGAAGGTCACAGCAGTAATTTATGTGTTACGAgctgaacaataa